One genomic region from Paracoccus pantotrophus encodes:
- a CDS encoding GNAT family N-acetyltransferase, whose translation MDGGDLVIGRESPLGEDLALLFQRHTADMHADTPPESIHMLPRAALEGPEIAFFVLRESGVALAMGAVKLIAPDHGEIKSMHVLAEARGRGHSHRMLQALVDHARSEGMARLSLETGVQPTFIAARGLYARAGFVECPPFGEYRPDPNSVFMTIDLRGTD comes from the coding sequence ATGGATGGCGGGGATCTGGTGATCGGGCGGGAAAGCCCCCTGGGCGAGGATCTGGCGCTGCTGTTTCAGCGCCACACCGCCGACATGCATGCCGACACGCCGCCGGAATCGATCCACATGCTGCCGCGTGCGGCGCTGGAGGGCCCCGAGATCGCCTTTTTCGTGCTGCGCGAGAGCGGCGTGGCCCTGGCCATGGGCGCGGTCAAGCTCATCGCCCCGGATCATGGCGAGATCAAGTCGATGCATGTGCTGGCCGAGGCGCGCGGCCGCGGCCATTCGCACCGCATGCTTCAGGCGCTGGTCGACCATGCCCGGTCCGAGGGCATGGCGCGGCTGAGCCTGGAAACCGGGGTGCAGCCCACCTTCATCGCTGCACGCGGGCTTTATGCGCGGGCGGGTTTCGTGGAATGCCCGCCCTTTGGCGAATACCGGCCCGATCCGAACAGCGTCTTCATGACGATTGACCTGCGTGGTACGGATTGA
- a CDS encoding sulfate ABC transporter substrate-binding protein codes for MTIRKLHVAALALLLGTTPALAQDKILNVSYDIARELFEALNPEFQAHWKDKTGRDVTIDQSHGGSSKQARAILEGLPADVVTFNQETDVDVLAQNGLVAENWREALPNGASPYFSLPAFLVREGNPKGIKDWSDLARDDVQAVFPNPKTSGNGRYTYLAAYAYALTQEGGTPEKAQEFVGKIFANVPVFDTGGRAATQTFAERNIGDVLITFEAETKGIAKQYEPQGLEAVTPATSLFAAFPVAVVAENAEKNGSAEVATEYLNWLYSPEAQETLAENHYRTTDEAVTAKYAGEFPEVKLLTVDEVFGGWQKVQEEHLAEGGILDKVFVNQ; via the coding sequence ATGACGATCCGCAAGCTTCATGTCGCCGCGCTGGCGCTTTTGCTGGGCACCACCCCGGCGCTGGCCCAGGACAAGATCCTGAATGTCAGCTATGACATCGCCCGCGAGCTGTTCGAGGCGCTGAACCCCGAATTCCAGGCGCATTGGAAGGACAAGACCGGCCGCGATGTGACCATCGACCAAAGCCATGGCGGCTCGTCGAAACAGGCGCGCGCCATCCTCGAGGGGCTGCCGGCCGATGTCGTCACCTTCAACCAGGAAACCGACGTGGACGTACTGGCGCAGAACGGCCTGGTGGCCGAGAACTGGCGCGAGGCGCTGCCGAACGGCGCCTCGCCCTATTTCTCGCTGCCCGCCTTCCTGGTGCGCGAGGGCAATCCCAAGGGCATCAAGGACTGGTCGGACCTGGCGCGCGACGACGTGCAGGCGGTGTTCCCCAATCCCAAGACCAGCGGCAACGGACGCTATACCTATCTGGCCGCCTATGCCTATGCCCTGACGCAAGAGGGCGGCACGCCCGAAAAGGCGCAGGAATTCGTGGGCAAGATCTTTGCCAATGTGCCGGTCTTCGACACCGGCGGCCGCGCCGCCACCCAGACCTTCGCCGAGCGCAACATCGGCGACGTGCTGATCACCTTCGAGGCCGAGACCAAGGGCATCGCCAAGCAATACGAGCCCCAGGGCCTCGAGGCCGTGACCCCGGCGACCAGCCTTTTCGCCGCCTTCCCGGTCGCCGTGGTGGCCGAGAACGCCGAAAAGAACGGTTCGGCCGAGGTCGCGACGGAATATCTCAACTGGCTCTACTCGCCCGAGGCGCAGGAGACGCTGGCCGAGAACCACTATCGCACCACCGACGAGGCGGTGACGGCGAAATACGCCGGCGAGTTCCCCGAGGTGAAGCTCTTGACCGTGGACGAGGTCTTTGGCGGCTGGCAGAAGGTGCAGGAAGAGCACCTGGCCGAGGGCGGCATCCTCGACAAGGTCTTCGTCAACCAATGA
- a CDS encoding tyrosine-type recombinase/integrase translates to MPFNRKLPEFAEPTAGDLALLHSSISARNKRRITYLHARRGASRSSKSISQWFAAKARKAGIEDRTAHGLRKSRAEALFENGATMAQAQTWTGRKDPRMLQHYADKYDKRRALSRTDGERKVPTSEIRFKKGRK, encoded by the coding sequence ATCCCGTTCAACAGAAAACTGCCCGAGTTCGCGGAACCGACGGCTGGCGATCTGGCTTTGCTTCACTCATCGATCAGCGCCCGCAACAAGCGGCGCATCACCTATCTTCACGCCCGGCGAGGTGCGTCCCGCTCGTCCAAGTCCATTTCGCAATGGTTTGCCGCCAAGGCACGCAAGGCAGGCATCGAGGATCGCACCGCTCACGGGCTACGGAAAAGCCGGGCCGAAGCCCTGTTCGAGAACGGTGCGACCATGGCCCAAGCACAGACATGGACCGGCCGTAAAGACCCCCGGATGCTCCAGCACTACGCCGATAAATACGACAAGCGGCGTGCGCTGTCGCGGACGGATGGGGAACGGAAAGTTCCAACTTCCGAGATCAGGTTCAAAAAAGGAAGAAAATAA
- a CDS encoding GntR family transcriptional regulator — protein sequence MQDEITGADVIMQTEIRSAAEPIYQALKTGILSGELAPGQPLRQDEIARLHGVSKIPVREALLRLEIDGYVLLRKNRGATVRGLSAPEILNIMDIRVALECLALGLAIPQMGPSDLAEARRVLDQYAQATDVVRLSALNLAFHQALYAPSDNAELLRMISDLQHRIGPYIQHEMTRATGHVRPQDEHLEILLACEAQDADRAVSLLRRHIETTKREMAARLRRRGFGAIPLQGDTK from the coding sequence ATGCAAGACGAAATCACAGGAGCGGATGTAATTATGCAAACCGAGATTCGCTCTGCTGCGGAACCGATCTATCAGGCCCTGAAGACCGGGATCCTTTCCGGCGAACTGGCGCCGGGCCAGCCTTTGCGGCAGGACGAGATCGCGCGACTGCATGGCGTGTCGAAGATCCCGGTCCGGGAGGCGCTGTTGCGGCTGGAGATCGATGGTTATGTGCTGCTGAGAAAGAATCGCGGCGCGACGGTGCGGGGTCTGTCGGCCCCCGAAATCCTCAACATCATGGACATCCGCGTCGCCCTGGAGTGTCTGGCGCTGGGGCTGGCGATTCCGCAGATGGGGCCCTCGGATCTGGCCGAGGCGCGCCGCGTGCTCGACCAGTATGCGCAAGCTACGGATGTTGTGCGGCTGAGTGCTCTGAACCTGGCGTTTCATCAGGCGCTTTACGCGCCCTCGGACAATGCCGAGCTGCTGCGCATGATCTCGGACCTGCAGCACCGTATCGGGCCGTATATCCAGCACGAGATGACCCGTGCCACCGGCCATGTGCGGCCTCAGGACGAGCATCTCGAGATCCTTCTGGCCTGCGAGGCGCAGGACGCCGATCGCGCCGTATCCCTGCTGCGCCGGCATATCGAGACAACGAAACGGGAAATGGCCGCCCGGCTGCGCCGCCGCGGCTTCGGCGCCATCCCCCTGCAAGGAGATACAAAATGA
- a CDS encoding pyrroline-5-carboxylate reductase family protein: MTNAPTLLFIGCGNMGASIIGGAVTHVPQARLVALDPDLERARSLLPAGAPVALHATADEIAELKPDLVILGVKPQVFGALDPALMQIMAQSDVVSIMAGIPLERLVSVIGHERIARTMPNLPAMLAAGATLGCVRPESVSPATRKLVEDLFGALGLFDWVEDEASFELANPVFACGPGFIFAFAEQMILAAERSGVDPQLADRLVRQTFLGAARMLSEDDRDAAALKRAVTSPNGTTQAGLTALEDPSALPAVVPETLRRAHARALELAAEA, from the coding sequence ATGACTAACGCACCCACGCTTCTGTTCATCGGCTGTGGCAATATGGGGGCGTCGATCATCGGCGGCGCCGTCACCCATGTGCCGCAGGCCCGTCTGGTGGCGCTGGACCCGGATCTGGAGCGCGCTCGCAGCCTGCTGCCCGCAGGGGCGCCGGTCGCGTTGCACGCAACTGCCGATGAGATCGCGGAGCTGAAACCGGATCTGGTCATTCTTGGGGTAAAGCCTCAGGTCTTCGGCGCGCTCGATCCGGCGCTGATGCAGATCATGGCGCAAAGCGATGTGGTTTCGATCATGGCGGGCATCCCCCTGGAACGACTCGTCTCGGTAATCGGGCACGAGCGGATCGCGCGGACCATGCCCAACTTGCCCGCCATGCTTGCTGCCGGCGCCACCCTTGGCTGTGTCAGGCCGGAAAGCGTCAGTCCGGCGACACGCAAACTTGTCGAAGACCTGTTCGGCGCGCTTGGTCTGTTCGACTGGGTAGAGGACGAGGCAAGCTTCGAATTGGCCAATCCCGTATTCGCCTGCGGGCCGGGTTTCATCTTTGCCTTTGCAGAGCAAATGATCCTTGCTGCAGAGCGGTCCGGGGTCGATCCGCAGCTGGCCGACCGGCTGGTGCGCCAGACGTTCCTGGGCGCGGCCCGGATGTTGTCGGAGGATGATCGCGACGCCGCTGCGCTCAAGCGCGCCGTCACCAGCCCCAATGGCACTACACAGGCCGGTCTGACCGCGCTGGAGGATCCCTCCGCCTTGCCCGCGGTCGTTCCCGAAACCCTGCGCCGGGCGCATGCGCGCGCCCTGGAGCTGGCAGCGGAAGCATGA
- a CDS encoding sulfate/molybdate ABC transporter ATP-binding protein yields MSIVIEHMTKSFDGTAVLRGIDLTIESGELVALLGPSGSGKTTLLKIIAGLEWPNSGGLVVHGADWLHLAAQDRRIGFVFQHYALFPHMSVRDNIAFGLTVRPRAQRPGKAVIAAKVDQLLEFLQIAHLGDRYPAQLSGGQRQRVALGRALAIEPTVLLLDEPFGALDAAVRRDLRAWLRQVHDETGSTTIFVTHDQEEAFELADRVVVMGEGRIEQIGNADQIHDHPASPFVARFMGATIELPVVLQAGRAEAQGLDSSRLPRRALPDGPATLFLRPADVTPLADPAGRWQITHRTSNGALLRLELTDGTGQFGIDLPRRAPEAQGLIAGTRVNLRPEAGTIFPGPRALAPQAAATAFPRKEKSL; encoded by the coding sequence ATGTCCATCGTCATCGAGCACATGACCAAGAGCTTCGACGGCACCGCGGTGCTGCGCGGCATCGACCTGACCATCGAATCGGGCGAGCTGGTGGCGCTGCTCGGCCCTTCGGGCTCGGGCAAGACCACGCTGCTGAAGATCATCGCCGGGCTGGAATGGCCGAATTCGGGCGGGCTGGTGGTGCATGGCGCGGACTGGCTGCACCTGGCGGCGCAGGACCGCCGCATCGGCTTCGTCTTTCAGCATTACGCGCTGTTTCCGCATATGAGCGTGCGCGACAACATCGCCTTCGGCCTGACCGTGCGGCCGCGCGCGCAGCGGCCGGGCAAGGCGGTGATCGCGGCCAAGGTGGATCAGCTGCTGGAGTTCCTGCAGATCGCGCATCTGGGCGACCGCTACCCGGCGCAGCTTTCGGGCGGGCAGCGGCAGCGGGTGGCGCTGGGGCGCGCGCTGGCCATCGAGCCCACGGTGCTGCTGCTGGACGAGCCCTTCGGCGCGCTGGACGCCGCCGTGCGCCGCGACCTGCGCGCCTGGCTGCGCCAGGTGCATGACGAGACCGGCTCGACCACGATCTTCGTCACCCATGACCAGGAGGAAGCCTTCGAACTGGCCGACCGCGTGGTGGTGATGGGCGAGGGCCGGATCGAGCAGATCGGCAATGCCGACCAGATCCACGACCACCCCGCCAGCCCCTTCGTCGCCCGCTTCATGGGCGCGACCATCGAATTGCCGGTGGTGCTGCAGGCCGGCCGGGCCGAGGCGCAGGGGCTGGATAGCAGCCGCCTGCCGCGCCGCGCCCTGCCCGATGGGCCGGCCACGCTGTTCCTGCGCCCAGCCGACGTGACGCCCCTGGCCGATCCCGCCGGGCGCTGGCAGATCACGCATCGCACCAGCAACGGCGCCCTGCTGCGGCTGGAGCTGACCGACGGCACCGGCCAGTTCGGCATCGACCTGCCCCGCCGCGCGCCCGAGGCGCAGGGGCTGATCGCCGGCACCCGCGTCAACCTGCGCCCCGAGGCGGGCACGATCTTTCCCGGCCCGCGCGCCCTGGCTCCCCAGGCGGCCGCCACCGCATTCCCCCGCAAGGAGAAAAGCCTATGA
- a CDS encoding NAD-dependent succinate-semialdehyde dehydrogenase, with product MTVETIPMLIGGEWVEGATGATIPVINPATEEVIANLAHAAPADLDRALDAADRAWRSWKDTTAAHRAEVLARAAQLIRERQDEIARILTAENGKSLAEAAGEVGFCADAVLWYAEEAKRAYGRVVPARATDVRQLVLREPVGVALGFAAWNFPGGNVALKMAAALAAGCSIIVKPSDETPATAIAIGRCFVDAGVPAGALNIVHGVPSEVSEHLIASPIPRKVSLTGSTPVGKLLQRMAADTMKRCTMELGGHAPVLVFADADLDNAVERLVAAKFRNAGQVCTSPTRFFVHRDIFDRFVDAFVERSRQVTVGNGAEGAQMGPMITEKRREAIASLVADAVERGAELRLGGEALEGPGYFYAPTVLANVPDDARLMHEEPFGPVAAFVPFDDVDAVIARANALPYGLAAYVFSQSPGTIARASAALEAGAVGINHTSVHEAETPFGGIKESGYGAESGMEGLDAYLRTKMVSEKFL from the coding sequence ATGACAGTCGAAACCATCCCCATGCTGATCGGTGGCGAATGGGTCGAGGGCGCCACCGGCGCGACCATTCCTGTGATCAATCCGGCGACGGAAGAGGTCATCGCGAACCTGGCCCATGCGGCGCCTGCCGATCTGGACCGGGCGCTGGATGCCGCCGACCGCGCCTGGCGCTCGTGGAAGGATACCACTGCCGCCCATCGCGCCGAAGTCCTGGCCCGCGCCGCGCAACTGATCCGGGAGCGGCAGGACGAGATCGCCCGCATCCTGACCGCCGAGAACGGCAAGAGCCTGGCGGAAGCGGCGGGAGAGGTCGGCTTCTGCGCCGATGCGGTGCTATGGTATGCCGAAGAGGCCAAGCGCGCCTATGGCCGCGTGGTTCCGGCGCGGGCGACCGATGTGCGCCAGCTGGTGCTGCGCGAGCCGGTGGGTGTCGCGCTCGGCTTTGCGGCCTGGAACTTCCCCGGCGGCAATGTGGCGCTGAAGATGGCGGCGGCGCTGGCGGCCGGCTGCAGCATCATCGTCAAGCCCTCGGACGAAACCCCGGCCACGGCCATCGCCATCGGCCGCTGCTTCGTCGATGCGGGTGTGCCGGCGGGGGCGCTGAATATCGTGCATGGCGTGCCGTCCGAGGTCTCTGAACACCTGATCGCCTCGCCCATCCCCCGCAAGGTCTCGCTGACCGGCTCGACCCCGGTGGGCAAGCTGCTGCAGCGCATGGCGGCGGATACGATGAAACGCTGCACGATGGAGCTTGGCGGTCATGCCCCGGTCCTGGTCTTTGCCGATGCCGATCTCGACAATGCGGTCGAGCGGCTGGTGGCGGCGAAATTCCGCAATGCCGGGCAGGTCTGCACCTCGCCCACCCGCTTCTTCGTGCATCGCGACATCTTCGACCGCTTTGTTGACGCGTTTGTTGAGCGCAGCAGGCAGGTCACCGTCGGCAATGGCGCCGAGGGGGCGCAGATGGGGCCGATGATCACCGAAAAGCGCCGCGAGGCGATCGCCTCGCTGGTGGCCGATGCCGTCGAACGCGGCGCTGAACTGCGTCTGGGTGGCGAGGCCCTCGAGGGGCCGGGGTATTTCTATGCGCCGACGGTGCTGGCCAACGTGCCCGATGACGCGCGGCTGATGCATGAGGAGCCGTTCGGCCCGGTGGCGGCCTTCGTGCCCTTCGACGACGTCGACGCCGTGATCGCGCGCGCGAATGCGCTGCCTTATGGGTTGGCCGCCTATGTGTTCTCGCAATCGCCCGGCACCATCGCGCGCGCCTCGGCGGCACTGGAGGCCGGGGCCGTGGGGATCAACCACACCTCGGTCCACGAGGCGGAAACGCCCTTCGGCGGCATCAAGGAATCCGGCTACGGCGCCGAAAGCGGCATGGAAGGCCTCGACGCCTATCTGCGCACCAAGATGGTTTCGGAAAAATTTCTCTAA
- a CDS encoding transposase: MPKGRNHDAGFKARVAPEAVKGGRIVPELAAEYRVRPTMIHQWKKALLEGASDIFERGGKKAEIDEATMRSLHARIGEPAGANASCPESPGPGPASDEGSKPPPVQGRSRTR, from the coding sequence ATGCCGAAAGGCAGGAACCATGACGCGGGCTTCAAGGCTCGGGTGGCGCCGGAAGCCGTGAAGGGCGGGCGCATCGTGCCGGAGCTGGCCGCGGAATACCGCGTGCGCCCGACGATGATCCATCAATGGAAGAAGGCGCTGCTCGAAGGGGCGTCGGACATCTTCGAACGCGGCGGGAAGAAGGCCGAGATCGATGAGGCCACGATGCGGTCGCTGCACGCCCGGATCGGGGAGCCGGCCGGCGCCAACGCTTCCTGTCCGGAAAGCCCAGGCCCTGGACCGGCCAGTGACGAGGGATCGAAGCCGCCACCGGTTCAAGGCCGATCCCGAACGCGATGA
- a CDS encoding GMC family oxidoreductase produces the protein MDTADYIIVGAGAAGCVLASRLTEDAGTEVLLLEAGGSDRGLLIAMPAAIPFVYQNKALNWGEQAGPEPWLDGLMIDEKRGRVVGGSTSINAMIFNRGNPRDFDGWRDQGLPGWGWGDVLPYFRKMETFAEGANETRGGDGPLQISRAPARHPLFDVYMRSGEQAGYPRPADHNSGEQEGMHIAQVLIGKGRRCSASDAYLKPAQNRRNLHLRTGAHVARILFRGDRAVGVELTNGETLMAGKEVIVAASTVGAAKLLLLSGVGPADELRQLGLPVVLDQPNVGRNLENHPGVNLQYAARREDTLVAELGLIGQARLGLEWLLFRRGLGASNFFEAGAFLKTHDGADYANLQLEFLPLARRVVNGKVKVFPGFQLWMDLSRPTSRGYVRLRSADPHAAPEIVFNHMQTEADRKDLIRSVRLARDLFSQPAWEGIRGEEVSPGASAQTDAEILDWAKRAIGTSYHPSGTCRMSASPADGVVDACGLVHGLSGLRIVCTAIMPRVTTGNLSAPTYMIAEKLADAIRGRAPFQSQGRPAAKEQ, from the coding sequence GTGGACACGGCTGATTACATCATCGTTGGGGCAGGGGCCGCGGGCTGCGTTCTCGCTTCTCGGCTGACCGAGGACGCGGGCACCGAGGTGCTGCTTCTCGAGGCAGGCGGTTCGGATCGCGGTCTGCTGATCGCGATGCCTGCCGCCATTCCCTTCGTCTACCAGAACAAGGCGCTGAACTGGGGCGAGCAGGCCGGGCCCGAGCCCTGGCTGGACGGGCTGATGATCGACGAGAAGCGCGGCCGGGTGGTGGGTGGATCGACCTCGATCAATGCGATGATCTTCAACCGCGGCAACCCGCGCGACTTCGACGGCTGGCGCGACCAGGGCCTGCCGGGCTGGGGCTGGGGCGATGTCCTGCCTTATTTCCGCAAGATGGAAACCTTCGCCGAGGGCGCCAATGAGACGCGCGGCGGCGACGGGCCGCTGCAGATCAGCCGGGCACCGGCCCGGCATCCGCTGTTCGACGTCTACATGCGCTCGGGCGAACAGGCGGGCTATCCGCGCCCGGCCGATCACAATTCGGGCGAGCAGGAAGGCATGCATATCGCGCAGGTGCTGATCGGCAAGGGCCGCCGCTGCAGCGCCAGCGATGCCTATCTGAAGCCCGCGCAGAACCGGCGCAACCTGCACCTGCGCACCGGCGCCCATGTCGCGCGCATCCTGTTTCGCGGCGACCGCGCCGTCGGCGTCGAGCTGACGAATGGCGAGACGCTGATGGCCGGCAAGGAGGTCATCGTTGCGGCCAGCACCGTGGGCGCGGCCAAGCTGCTGCTGCTGTCGGGCGTGGGTCCGGCGGACGAGCTGCGCCAGCTTGGACTGCCGGTGGTGCTGGATCAGCCCAATGTCGGGCGCAATCTGGAAAACCATCCCGGCGTGAACCTGCAATATGCGGCCCGGCGCGAGGACACGCTGGTCGCCGAACTGGGGCTGATCGGCCAGGCGCGGCTGGGGCTGGAATGGCTGCTGTTCCGGCGCGGGCTGGGGGCCTCGAACTTCTTCGAGGCGGGCGCCTTCCTCAAGACCCATGACGGGGCAGATTACGCCAATCTCCAGCTGGAATTCCTGCCATTGGCGCGGCGCGTGGTGAACGGCAAGGTCAAGGTCTTTCCCGGCTTCCAGTTGTGGATGGACCTGTCCCGTCCGACTTCGCGCGGCTATGTCCGGCTGCGCTCGGCCGATCCGCACGCCGCGCCCGAGATCGTCTTCAACCACATGCAGACCGAGGCGGACCGCAAGGATCTGATCCGCTCGGTCAGGCTGGCGCGCGATCTGTTCTCGCAACCCGCCTGGGAGGGAATCCGCGGCGAGGAGGTCAGTCCCGGCGCCTCGGCCCAAACCGATGCCGAGATCCTCGATTGGGCGAAGCGCGCCATCGGCACCAGCTATCATCCCTCGGGCACATGCCGCATGAGCGCATCGCCTGCGGACGGCGTGGTCGATGCCTGCGGGCTGGTTCACGGACTGTCCGGCCTGCGCATCGTCTGCACCGCGATCATGCCGCGGGTGACGACGGGCAATCTCAGCGCCCCCACCTACATGATCGCCGAGAAGCTCGCCGATGCGATTCGCGGCCGGGCCCCGTTTCAATCCCAAGGCCGCCCGGCGGCAAAGGAGCAGTGA
- a CDS encoding electron transfer flavoprotein subunit beta/FixA family protein has translation MKILVPVKRVIDYNVKARVRADGTGVDLANVKMSMNPFDEIAVEKAIRLKEAGQAEEIIAVSIGVKQAAETLRTALAMGADRAILVTAADDVHQDIEPLAVAKILAKVAEAEGTELVIAGKQAIDNDMNATGQMLAAILGWAQATFASKVEIEGGKAKVTREVDGGLQTIAVALPAVVTADLRLNEPRYASLPNIMKAKKKPLEEKTAGDYGVDVAPRLEVVSVREPEGRKAGIKVGSVDELLGKLKEAGVI, from the coding sequence ATGAAAATACTTGTCCCCGTGAAGCGGGTGATCGACTACAACGTGAAGGCGCGGGTTCGCGCGGATGGCACGGGTGTCGATCTGGCGAATGTGAAGATGTCGATGAACCCGTTCGACGAGATCGCGGTGGAGAAGGCGATCCGTCTGAAGGAGGCCGGCCAGGCCGAGGAGATCATCGCCGTCAGCATCGGCGTGAAGCAGGCGGCCGAGACGCTGCGCACCGCGCTGGCGATGGGCGCCGACCGGGCCATTCTCGTCACCGCCGCCGATGACGTGCATCAGGACATCGAGCCCTTGGCGGTGGCGAAGATCCTGGCCAAGGTCGCCGAAGCCGAGGGCACCGAGCTCGTCATCGCCGGCAAGCAGGCCATCGACAACGACATGAACGCCACCGGCCAGATGCTGGCGGCGATCCTGGGCTGGGCGCAGGCCACCTTCGCCTCGAAAGTCGAGATCGAGGGCGGCAAGGCCAAGGTGACGCGCGAGGTCGACGGCGGCCTCCAGACCATCGCGGTGGCGCTGCCGGCGGTGGTCACCGCCGACCTGCGGCTGAACGAGCCGCGCTATGCGAGCCTGCCGAACATCATGAAGGCCAAGAAGAAGCCCTTGGAGGAAAAGACCGCCGGCGATTACGGCGTCGACGTCGCGCCGCGTCTCGAGGTGGTCTCGGTGCGCGAGCCCGAGGGCCGCAAGGCCGGCATCAAGGTCGGCTCGGTGGACGAGCTGCTGGGCAAGCTGAAAGAAGCGGGGGTGATCTGA
- a CDS encoding NAD(P)/FAD-dependent oxidoreductase, translating into MTATESSVAIVGTGIIGIASAYYLWKNHGIQDIVLIDQGQPLGFTSAQSGDNYRNWWPSTLMMNFTDRSIDLMEQLADETDNRFAMTRRGYILATRQPGMQPILDQLTACLGDKSDSQIRYHDRNSRSYFPPVSADWREAPDGFDLLSDPALIRGCFPSLDSDVKTILHVRRGGDISGQQLGQVMLEQLQRAGVRRVAGMVAGIGQDKGFVIQLNAEGEATSIRAERIVNAAGPFAGEIAEMLGVSLPLYNVMQQKIAFPDTEGAIPRDLPFTIDMDRQSIDWDPEDRAILAEDPSTAHLALEMPGAIHCRPEGGMNSNWLKLGWAYNETAQPADWTIPLDPRFPEIVLRGAARLNPGLKAYYGKLPRQMSHYGGWYTRTRDNWPLIGPMGPEGAFMACGLSGHGTMAACATGELLASWLTGAALPDYAQPFSMQRFTESGLRQTAELETGLL; encoded by the coding sequence ATGACTGCAACCGAATCATCTGTCGCAATCGTCGGAACAGGCATCATCGGAATCGCCTCAGCCTATTACCTGTGGAAAAATCACGGCATTCAGGACATCGTCCTGATCGATCAGGGGCAGCCGTTGGGTTTCACCTCGGCTCAGTCGGGCGACAACTATCGCAACTGGTGGCCCTCGACCCTGATGATGAACTTCACCGATCGCTCCATCGACCTGATGGAGCAGCTTGCGGATGAGACCGACAACCGCTTCGCCATGACCAGGCGGGGTTACATCCTGGCGACAAGGCAGCCGGGCATGCAACCCATCCTGGATCAACTCACCGCCTGCCTGGGCGACAAGTCCGATTCGCAGATCCGGTATCACGACCGCAACAGCAGAAGCTATTTTCCGCCCGTCAGTGCAGACTGGCGGGAAGCGCCGGACGGCTTCGACTTGCTCAGCGATCCGGCCCTGATCCGGGGCTGCTTTCCGTCGCTGGACAGCGATGTGAAGACGATCCTGCACGTCAGGCGCGGCGGCGATATCTCGGGCCAGCAACTCGGCCAGGTCATGCTGGAGCAGTTGCAGCGGGCCGGTGTCCGACGGGTCGCCGGCATGGTCGCCGGAATCGGCCAGGACAAAGGCTTCGTGATCCAGTTGAACGCGGAAGGCGAAGCCACGTCCATTCGCGCCGAGCGCATCGTCAACGCGGCTGGCCCCTTTGCGGGCGAAATCGCCGAGATGCTGGGCGTCTCGCTGCCACTCTACAACGTGATGCAGCAGAAGATCGCTTTTCCCGATACAGAAGGGGCAATTCCCCGCGACCTGCCCTTCACCATCGACATGGATCGGCAGTCGATCGACTGGGATCCGGAAGACCGCGCAATTCTGGCCGAGGATCCCTCGACCGCGCATCTTGCCCTGGAGATGCCCGGCGCGATCCATTGCCGTCCCGAAGGCGGCATGAACAGCAACTGGCTCAAGCTGGGCTGGGCCTATAACGAGACGGCGCAACCCGCGGATTGGACGATCCCGCTGGACCCGCGCTTCCCTGAAATCGTGCTGCGCGGTGCTGCGCGCCTGAACCCCGGCCTCAAGGCCTATTACGGTAAGCTGCCGCGCCAGATGTCGCATTATGGCGGCTGGTATACCCGCACCCGGGACAACTGGCCGCTGATCGGCCCGATGGGACCGGAAGGCGCTTTCATGGCCTGCGGTCTTTCGGGTCACGGCACGATGGCGGCCTGCGCCACCGGAGAACTGCTCGCCTCCTGGCTCACTGGGGCGGCCTTGCCAGACTATGCGCAGCCTTTCTCCATGCAACGCTTCACCGAATCCGGTTTGCGGCAGACCGCCGAGCTGGAAACCGGCCTGCTCTAA